In Haliaeetus albicilla chromosome 12, bHalAlb1.1, whole genome shotgun sequence, a genomic segment contains:
- the LOC104322019 gene encoding ras-related and estrogen-regulated growth inhibitor-like protein isoform X1 produces MAVLGMGLRLPLRRSASFTPDHPALMEMPGPTALKMEANVLVMGADNVGKSALTVRFLTRRFIGEYGDMEFIYSHNLTVDGREILFHIWDVPSSQEQAEEGSSEEKRIQWADSFVLVYSICDRASFNILPLKIQFIKAAKEGQSQEKVPIVIVGNKRDLHHQRVVSSEEGRLLALSLDCGFYEVSAAEAYHGALMVFHGLAERIPDTKLALKKGTGIRGIVKTMSAVFARKRTDSL; encoded by the exons ATGGCCGTGCTCGGCATGGGGCTCCGGCTCCCGCTGCGCCGGAGCGCCAGCTTCACCCCTGACCACCCTGCCCTCATGGAGATGCCTGGCCCCACTGCCCTGAAGATGGAAGCAAATGTCCTCGTTATGGGAGCGGACAACGTGGGGAAATCAG ctcttACTGTGCGTTTCCTGACCCGGCGCTTTATTGGGGAGTACGGAGACATGG aattCATCTACAGCCACAACCTGACTGTGGATGGCCGAGAGATTCTCTTCCACATCTGGGACGTCCCCAGTTCCCAG gagcaggcagaggagggcTCCTCAGAGGAGAAGCGAATCCAGTGGGCAGACAGCTTTGTCCTGGTCTACAGCATCTGCGACCGTGCCAGCTTTAACATCCTGCCCCTCAAGATCCAGTTCATCAAGGCAGCCAAGGAGGGGCAGAGCCAGGAGAAGGTGCCCATCGTCATTGTGGGCAACAAACGGGACCTGCACCACCAACGGGTGGTGTCCAGCGAGGAGGGTCGGCTCCTGGCCCTCTCTTTAGACTGTGGTTTCTACGAGGTCTCTGCAGCCGAGGCTTATCACGGGGCCCTCATGGTCTTCCATGGACTGGCCGAGCGCATCCCTGACACCAAACTGGCACTGAAAAAGGGTACGGGGATCCGTGGCATCGTCAAGACCATGTCGGCCGTGTTTGCCCGTAAGCGAACAGACTCTCTCTGA
- the LOC104322019 gene encoding ras-related and estrogen-regulated growth inhibitor-like protein isoform X2 yields the protein MAVLGMGLRLPLRRSASFTPDHPALMEMPGPTALKMEANVLVMGADNVGKSEFIYSHNLTVDGREILFHIWDVPSSQEQAEEGSSEEKRIQWADSFVLVYSICDRASFNILPLKIQFIKAAKEGQSQEKVPIVIVGNKRDLHHQRVVSSEEGRLLALSLDCGFYEVSAAEAYHGALMVFHGLAERIPDTKLALKKGTGIRGIVKTMSAVFARKRTDSL from the exons ATGGCCGTGCTCGGCATGGGGCTCCGGCTCCCGCTGCGCCGGAGCGCCAGCTTCACCCCTGACCACCCTGCCCTCATGGAGATGCCTGGCCCCACTGCCCTGAAGATGGAAGCAAATGTCCTCGTTATGGGAGCGGACAACGTGGGGAAATCAG aattCATCTACAGCCACAACCTGACTGTGGATGGCCGAGAGATTCTCTTCCACATCTGGGACGTCCCCAGTTCCCAG gagcaggcagaggagggcTCCTCAGAGGAGAAGCGAATCCAGTGGGCAGACAGCTTTGTCCTGGTCTACAGCATCTGCGACCGTGCCAGCTTTAACATCCTGCCCCTCAAGATCCAGTTCATCAAGGCAGCCAAGGAGGGGCAGAGCCAGGAGAAGGTGCCCATCGTCATTGTGGGCAACAAACGGGACCTGCACCACCAACGGGTGGTGTCCAGCGAGGAGGGTCGGCTCCTGGCCCTCTCTTTAGACTGTGGTTTCTACGAGGTCTCTGCAGCCGAGGCTTATCACGGGGCCCTCATGGTCTTCCATGGACTGGCCGAGCGCATCCCTGACACCAAACTGGCACTGAAAAAGGGTACGGGGATCCGTGGCATCGTCAAGACCATGTCGGCCGTGTTTGCCCGTAAGCGAACAGACTCTCTCTGA
- the PLIN1 gene encoding perilipin-1, producing MTVKKNQTLQNGSAKENVLQRVLQLPVVSSTCESLQRTYASTKEAHPLMASVCEVYERGVQGASALAMWSVQPVVRRLEPQFAVANDLACRGLDHLEEKIPALQYPVDKLASELKGTISSPLQSAKSTIGNSVDKIIELAAEGYEATKSTVETTARYTRRNSVSQMAAAGVDTALGGLEKLMEYLLPEEDEEADQKPKETRESAAKVSQQQSSTPSAPSTLGRISALVGTVSHRAYQQTTQSLQRAKAKGQELATWIPILGNLAKPSVPEAPRLHSDGQSTTAGWLSRRQSKVPEQKQEKAGKKDNNHTKEAGDDPGLVGSMAHNLQTACASGISSVKKVPAVAWDAAEGLILFTPRRLSKAMETMDALGGTLVSAPKHLLGTLYSYVPLRRQSVKEEEAAAGSKPSPEKEQKEEDAKPAAPSAEEKSQLRGDWRLYRGHHPLSFLGLEDPLFLRHNLYRSPAFEPECPLPRKSAFAPYNRRVSEGSYRFSPEAMYSRAYYTNLYSPAFKKD from the exons ATGACAGTGAAGAAGAATCAGACTCTGCAGAATGGTAGTGCCAAG GAGAACGTGCTGCAGAGGGTCCTGCAGCTGCCGGTGGTGAGCTCGACCTGCGAAAGCCTCCAGCGCACCTACGCCAGCACCAAGGAGGCCCACCCGCTCATGGCCTCGGTGTGCGAGGTCTACGAGCGGGGCGTGCAGGGTGCCAGCGCCTTGGCCATGTGGAGCGTGCAGCCCGTGGTGCGCAGGCTGGAGCCTCAGT TTGCTGTGGCTAACGACCTGGCATGCCGGGGCTTGGACCACCTGGAGGAGAAGATCCCTGCCCTCCAGTACCCTGTCGACAAG CTTGCATCTGAACTGAAGGGCAccatctcctcccccctccaaaGTGCCAAAAGCACCATTGGCAACTCCGTGGATAAGATCATagagctggcagcagagggCTACGAGGCCACCAAGAGCACGGTGGAAACGACGGCAAGGTACACGAGGAGGAACTCGGTGAGCCAGATGGCAGCCGCAGGGGTCGACACAGCCCTGGGAGGGCTGGAGAAGCTGATGGAGTACCTGCTGCCAGAGGAGGACGAAGAAGCAG ATCAGAAGCCCAAAGAGACACGTGAGTCAGCAGCAAAGGTCTCCCAGCAGCAGTCCAGcactcccagtgctcccagtaccctGGGCCGGATCAGTGCCTTGGTTGGTACCGTCTCCCACCGCGCTTACCAACAAACTACCCAAAGCCTCCAGCGTGCCAAAGCCAAAGGGCAGGAGCTGGCTACCTGGATCCCCATCCTG GGCAACCTGGCCAAGCCAAGCGTACCTGAAGCGCCACGGCTCCACAGTGATGGGCAGAGCACCACGGCCGGCTGGTTGAGCCGGCGGCAGAGcaaggtgccagagcagaaaCAGGAGAAGGCGGGGAAGAAAGACAACAACCACACCAAGGAA gcaggggaCGACCCTGGGCTGGTTGGCAGCATGGCTCACAACCTGCAAACTGCCTGCGCCTCGGGCATCTCCAGCGTGAAGAAGGTCCCGGCCGTGGCCTGGGACGCGGCGGAGGGGTTGATCCTCTTCACCCCCCGCAGGCTATCCAAGGCCATGGAGACGATGGATGCTCTCGGGGGGACCCTCGTCAGTGCCCCCAAGCATCTGCTGGGCACCCTGTACAGCTACGTGCCG CTCCGCAGGCAGTcagtgaaggaagaggaggcagctgcaggcagcaagccGAGCCCggagaaggagcagaaggaggaggatgccAAGCCTGCCGCTCCCTCCGCTGAGGAGAAATCCCAGCTGAGGGGCGACTGGCGGCTGTACCGCGGCCATCACCCCCTCTCCTTCCTGGGGCTCGAGGACCCTCTCTTTCTGCGGCACAACCTCTACCGCAGTCCTGCCTTCGAGCCCGAGTGCCCCCTCCCACGGAAATCCGCCTTCGCCCCCTACAACAGGAGGGTGAGCGAGGGCTCCTACCGCTTCAGCCCTGAGGCCATGTACAGCCGGGCTTACTACACCAACCTCTACAGTCCTGCCTTCAAGAAGGACTGA